A window of the Gossypium hirsutum isolate 1008001.06 chromosome A05, Gossypium_hirsutum_v2.1, whole genome shotgun sequence genome harbors these coding sequences:
- the LOC121229051 gene encoding proteasome subunit beta type-3-A isoform X3: protein MVGKNCLAIASDRRLGVQLQTIATDFQRISKIHDRVFLGLSGLATDAQTLYQRLVFRHKLYQLREERDMKPETFANLVSALLYEKRFGPYFCQPVIAGLGDEDKPFICTMDSIGAKELAKDFVVAGTASESLYGACESMFKEDMEPEELFEMVSQALLSSVDRDCLSGWGGHVYVVTPTEVEERILKGRMD, encoded by the exons ATGGTAGGCAAGAACTGCTTGGCCATCGCTAGCGATCGTAGACTCGGAGTTCAACTCCAAACAATCGCCACTGATTTCCAAAGGATTTCTAAAATCCACGATCGTGTCTTTCTCGGTCTCTCTGGCCTTGCCACCGATGCTCAAACATT gtATCAAAGGCTTGTCTTTCGGCATAAGTTGTATCAGCTAAGAGAAGAGAGGGACATGAAACCTGAAACTTTTGCTAACCTTGTTTCTGCTCTTCTTTACGAGAAAAG GTTTGGTCCATACTTTTGCCAACCAGTAATTGCTGGATTGGGAGATGAAGACAAGCCTTTCATTTGCACCATGGATTCCATTGGAGCAAA GGAGCTTGCAAAAGATTTTGTTGTGGCTGGCACTGCCTCTGAGTCTCTTTACGGTGCCTGTGAGTCAATGTTCAAGGAGGACATG GAACCCGAGGAATTGTTTGAAATGGTTTCGCAAGCTCTCCTTTCATCAGTAGATCGTGACTGTCTTAGTGGTTGGGGAGGACATGTCTATGTCGT CACACCAACAGAAGTAGAGGAAAGAATCTTGAAGGGAAGGATGGATTGA
- the LOC121229049 gene encoding probable E3 ubiquitin-protein ligase RHG1A, whose product MALCYNVNIRQGNELDLEEFDDNVFNFDIEFRYVPYLNAEITVDNFEQSLVFDRDTFLSEQNHRDIINCIVPHSVIFPEFIEFAVFPPLLRFARDANSNPMNLGLKVINIEVVVDIVVDVNIVEDDDIDYDNELIDDIDYDDELIDELLMNTVLNFTPASRSSIEGLERVKWDPMTKREDECVICLEEFVEGEEVASMPCGHGYHDGCIVKWLETNHICPLCRYEMSTWIQF is encoded by the coding sequence ATGGCTTTATGTTACAACGTGAATATTAGGCAAGGAAACGAGCTTGACTTAGAAGAATTCGATGATAATGTTTTCAACTTTGATATAGAGTTTCGTTATGTTCCATATCTCAACGCCGAAATCACTGTAGATAACTTTGAGCAAAGCTTGGTTTTTGATCGAGATACGTTTTTGTCTGAACAAAATCATCGAGACATCATTAACTGCATAGTTCCTCATTCGGTAATTTTTCCAGAATTCATTGAGTTCGCTGTCTTTCCTCCCCTTTTACGTTTTGCGAGGGATGCAAATAGCAAcccaatgaaccttgggcttaAAGTAATAAATATAGAGGTAGTTGTGGACATAGTTGTTGATGTGAACATCGTCGAGGATGACGATATTGATTATGATAATGAGTTGATTGATGATATCGATTATGATGATGAGTTGATTGACGAATTATTGATGAACACTGTGCTCAACTTTACTCCAGCAAGTAGGTCATCGATTGAAGGTTTAGAAAGGGTTAAATGGGATCCAATGACGAAGAGGGAGGATGAATGTGTCATTTGTTTGGAGGAGTTTGTGGAAGGCGAAGAGGTTGCTTCGATGCCTTGTGGCCATGGTTACCATGATGGTTGCATTGTTAAGTGGTTGGAAACTAATCATATTTGCCCATTGTGCCGATACGAGATGTCTACTTGGATTCAGTTTTAA
- the LOC121229051 gene encoding proteasome subunit beta type-3-A isoform X1, with product MSIFEYNGSALVSMVGKNCLAIASDRRLGVQLQTIATDFQRISKIHDRVFLGLSGLATDAQTLYQRLVFRHKLYQLREERDMKPETFANLVSALLYEKRFGPYFCQPVIAGLGDEDKPFICTMDSIGAKELAKDFVVAGTASESLYGACESMFKEDMEPEELFEMVSQALLSSVDRDCLSGWGGHVYVVTPTEVEERILKGRMD from the exons ATGTCG ATCTTCGAGTACAATGGGAGCGCTCTGGTATCCATGGTAGGCAAGAACTGCTTGGCCATCGCTAGCGATCGTAGACTCGGAGTTCAACTCCAAACAATCGCCACTGATTTCCAAAGGATTTCTAAAATCCACGATCGTGTCTTTCTCGGTCTCTCTGGCCTTGCCACCGATGCTCAAACATT gtATCAAAGGCTTGTCTTTCGGCATAAGTTGTATCAGCTAAGAGAAGAGAGGGACATGAAACCTGAAACTTTTGCTAACCTTGTTTCTGCTCTTCTTTACGAGAAAAG GTTTGGTCCATACTTTTGCCAACCAGTAATTGCTGGATTGGGAGATGAAGACAAGCCTTTCATTTGCACCATGGATTCCATTGGAGCAAA GGAGCTTGCAAAAGATTTTGTTGTGGCTGGCACTGCCTCTGAGTCTCTTTACGGTGCCTGTGAGTCAATGTTCAAGGAGGACATG GAACCCGAGGAATTGTTTGAAATGGTTTCGCAAGCTCTCCTTTCATCAGTAGATCGTGACTGTCTTAGTGGTTGGGGAGGACATGTCTATGTCGT CACACCAACAGAAGTAGAGGAAAGAATCTTGAAGGGAAGGATGGATTGA
- the LOC121229051 gene encoding proteasome subunit beta type-3-A isoform X2 produces MQIFEYNGSALVSMVGKNCLAIASDRRLGVQLQTIATDFQRISKIHDRVFLGLSGLATDAQTLYQRLVFRHKLYQLREERDMKPETFANLVSALLYEKRFGPYFCQPVIAGLGDEDKPFICTMDSIGAKELAKDFVVAGTASESLYGACESMFKEDMEPEELFEMVSQALLSSVDRDCLSGWGGHVYVVTPTEVEERILKGRMD; encoded by the exons ATGCAGATCTTCGAGTACAATGGGAGCGCTCTGGTATCCATGGTAGGCAAGAACTGCTTGGCCATCGCTAGCGATCGTAGACTCGGAGTTCAACTCCAAACAATCGCCACTGATTTCCAAAGGATTTCTAAAATCCACGATCGTGTCTTTCTCGGTCTCTCTGGCCTTGCCACCGATGCTCAAACATT gtATCAAAGGCTTGTCTTTCGGCATAAGTTGTATCAGCTAAGAGAAGAGAGGGACATGAAACCTGAAACTTTTGCTAACCTTGTTTCTGCTCTTCTTTACGAGAAAAG GTTTGGTCCATACTTTTGCCAACCAGTAATTGCTGGATTGGGAGATGAAGACAAGCCTTTCATTTGCACCATGGATTCCATTGGAGCAAA GGAGCTTGCAAAAGATTTTGTTGTGGCTGGCACTGCCTCTGAGTCTCTTTACGGTGCCTGTGAGTCAATGTTCAAGGAGGACATG GAACCCGAGGAATTGTTTGAAATGGTTTCGCAAGCTCTCCTTTCATCAGTAGATCGTGACTGTCTTAGTGGTTGGGGAGGACATGTCTATGTCGT CACACCAACAGAAGTAGAGGAAAGAATCTTGAAGGGAAGGATGGATTGA
- the LOC121229050 gene encoding protein disulfide-isomerase, translating into MWRIVSVWLAFFVIACSLTAISAEESGESKEFVLTLDQSNFTDTVSKQDFIVVEFYAPWCGHCKNLAPEYEKAASILSKHDPPILLAKVDANEESNKDLANEYEVRGFPTLKILRNGGKNVQEYKGPREADGIVEYLKKQSGPASADIKSAEDASNFIDEKKIVIVGVFPKFSGQEFDNYMALAEKLRSDYEFGHTLDAKYLPRGESSVTGPVVRLFKPFDELFVDFKDFNVEALEKFVEESSIPLVTLFNNDPSNHPFIIKFYNSPLAKAMLFANLSNEGVDSLKSKFREVAEQYKGQGIGFLLGDLEASQAAFQYFGVQESQVPLIIILENDGKKYLKPNLEADHIAPWVKDYKEGKVPPYVKSEPIPVENNEPVKVVVADTLDDMVLKSGKNVLLEFYAPWCGHCQKLAPILEEVAIHYEKDASVLIAKLDATANDIVDPNFDVRGYPTVYFRSADGNISAYEGERTKEDIIDFIEKNREKTAHQEALKDEL; encoded by the exons ATGTGGAGAATCGTTTCAGTTTGGCTTGCTTTTTTTGTCATCGCATGCTCTCTAACGGCGATCTCAGCTGAAGAGAGCGGCGAATCGAAGGAGTTTGTCTTGACTTTGGATCAATCTAATTTCACTGACACCGTTAGTAAGCAAGATTTCATAGTCGTCGAATTTTACGCTCCTTG GTGCGGACACTGTAAGAATCTTGCTCCAGAG TATGAGAAAGCAGCATCTATATTGAGTAAACATGATCCTCCGATCCTTCTAGCTAAAGTTGATGCCAATGAGGAATCAAATAAAGATTTAGCAAATGAATATGAAGTCAGGGGTTTCCCGActcttaaaattttgagaaatggaGGAAAGAATGTTCAAGAATACAAAGGTCCACGTGAAGCTGATGGTATTGTGGAATATTTGAAGAAACAAAGTGGTCCTGCTTCTGCTGATATCAAGTCTGCTGAAGATGCCAGTAATTTTATTGATGAAAAGAAGATAGTAATT GTTGGGGTGTTCCCCAAATTCTCCGGTCAAGAGTTTGACAACTATATGGCTCTTGCTGAGAAATTGCGTTCTGATTATGAATTTGGTCATACTTTGGATGCTAAGTACCTTCCCCGTGGCGAGTCATCAGTGACTGGCCCTGTCGTCAGACTTTTCAAGCCTTTTGATGAACTCTTTGTTGACTTCAAG GATTTTAATGTGGAAGCTCTAGAGAAGTTTGTTGAAGAATCTAGCATTCCTCTTGTGACTCTCTTTAACAATGACCCAAGCAATCACCCCTTCATTATCAAATTCTATAACAGTCCCCTTGCGAAG GCTATGTTGTTTGCAAATTTGAGCAATGAAGGAGTTGATTCCTTAAAATCTAAATTTCGTGAAGTTGCTGAGCAATACAAAGGACAGGGTATCGGTTTCCTTTTGGGAGATCTTGAGGCTAGTCAAGCTGCCTTCCAG TATTTTGGAGTTCAAGAAAGCCAAGTACCTCTCATCATCATTCTGGAGAATGATGGGAAGAAGTATTTGAAGCCAAACTTGGAGGCTGATCACATTGCACCATGGGTAAAGGATTACAAG GAAGGAAAAGTTCCACCGTATGTAAAATCTGAACCTATTCCGGTGGAAAATAATGAACCTGTGAAAGTGGTGGTTGCTGACACCCTTGATGACATGGTTCTCAAATCAGGAAAAAATG TTCTGCTTGAGTTTTATGCCCCCTGGTGCGGACATTGCCAGAAATTAGCACCAATCTTGGAGGAAGTTGCTATCCACTATGAAAAAGATGCTAGTGTTTTGATTGCAAAACTT GATGCAACTGCAAATGATATCGTGGATCCAAACTTTGATGTTAGAGGCTACCCAACTGTTTACTTTAGATCAGCGGACGGAAACATAAGTGCATACGAAGGTGAGAGGACAAAGGAAGACATCATTGACTTCATTGAGAAGAACAGGGAAAAAACTGCTCATCAAGAGGCATTAAAAGATGAGCTCTGA